In the genome of Pseudomonas sp. Teo4, the window CGTGGGTTCATATCTGTGAGGGTTAATTTTATGTCTGCAAAACCGGCTATCGATGTTGATTGGGTAAAAGATATCCTGGGGAAAGAGAAGCAGGTCCCCCTTCCAGGGACATTGACGGCTTTATTGAAAGTGGGTGGGAGGGTAGAAGAATATCAAGGCGCCGCCACGTATACGGTGAGGAATGACCTCGTTATAGTGACGGTTGGTAGCGAGGCCGAGTGGTATGCAATTCTGTATAGACAAAGTGGGTTGCCCCCGGGGACCGATTTGAGCATGAAGGAGCGGAAAGTTGATTGTGCGTACCAAGGGCCAGGGCGCCCGTTTGTTAAAGCGTTTAAGGGGACTTACACTTTAGTCAGGGAGCCAGGTAAATTTGAACTGGTCTTCGAGGCCAGTGAAAGTAAGGACGCCAGTATCATGAGTATGAAGATTGTGCCAAGACAACGTTCGTGAAGGGATCTAAGCGAGTCTGGCCTGGAGCCACTAATGTGACGTGCACTTGGCTCCAGGCCCCATCACCTCAACTGGCCTCGCGATAGGGGTTACGCGGATCCTGCGTCCAGTTCATGTAAGGCTTACCGGTATCCTGCGCCTCCATCTCGATGCAGTTCTCCACCGGGCAGGTGATCTGGCACAGGTTGCAGCCCACGCATTCCTCTTCGATCACGCTGTAGGCATGCGTTCCGTCGTCCTTCAGCGTGCTGGCGATGGCCTGGTGCGAGGTATCCTCGCAAGCGATGTGGCAACGCCCACAACCGATGCAGGCGTCCTGATCGATGTGCGCTACCGACTTGTAGTTCATGTCGAGGTACTTCCAGTCCGTGGTATGCCCAACCGCCATACTGCGGAACGCCTCCAGGTTCTTGTAGCCATGCTGGTCCATCCAGCGCGCCAGGCCGTCCTTCATGTCCTCGACAATGCGGAAGCCATGCAGCATCGCCGCCGTGCACACTTGCACCGCACCGCTGCCCAGCGCCATGAATTCGGCGGCGTCACGCCAGTTGCCGATGCCGCCAATGCCGCAGATCGGCAAGTCTCGGGTTTCGGGGTCGCGCGCAATCTCGGCGACCATGTTCAAGGCAATGGGTTTGACCGCCGAACCGCAGTAGCCACCGTGGGTGCTTTGGTCGCCAACGATGGGGTGGGCGACCATGCGGTCCAGGTCGACGCTGGTGATTGAGTTGATGGTGTTGATCAGCGATACCGCATCGGCACCCCCACGGTGTGCGGCACGCGCCGACTGGCGAATGTCGGTGATGTTGGGCGTGAGCTTGACGATCACCGGCAGCGAGCTGTGGGTCTTGCACCAGCGGGTGACCATCTCCACATACTCTGGCACCTGGCCGACCGCCGCACCCATGCCCCGCTCGGGCATGCCGTGGGGGCAGCCGAAGTTCAGTTCGATGCCGTCGGCGCCGGTGGCCTCCACCAGCGGCAGGATGAACTTCCAGGATTCCTCCACGCACGGCACCATCAACGACACGATCAGCGCACGGTCGGGCCAATCCTTTTTCACCTGGGTGATTTCACGCAGGTTGATTTCCAGTGAACGGTCGGTGATCAGCTCGATGTTGTTGATGCCCTGTACGGTGCGGTTGGCGCCGTAGTGGGCGGAGTAGCGCGACGAGACGTTGACCGCCGCTGGGTCTTCTCCCAGGGTTTTCCACACCACGCCACCCCAGCCCGCCTCGAAGGCGCGGACCACGTTGTAGGCTTTGTCGGTGGGCGGCGCGGACGCCAGCCAGAATGGGTTGGGGGCCTTGATGCCGGCGAAGACGATGGACAAGTCGGCCATTTACGCAGCCTCCACATTGAGCATGAGTTGGGCATGGATGGCCTCGGCGGCCAGCTTGCCATGTTGTACGGCCTGGACGGTGAGGTCCTGACCCAAGGTGGTGCAGTCGCCACCGGCATACACGCCCGGCAGGCTGGTGCGCAGCTGCTCGTCGACGCGGATGCGTTCGCCGTCGCGGGACAGTTGCGCGGCCAGCGGGTCGCTGAGGCTGGCTTCGTCGAAGCGCTGGCCGATGGCCTTGAAGATGGCGTCGGCGGGCAGTTCGAAGGTTTCACCGGTGTCGGCGAGGCGGCCCTCCAGCAACGCAGTACGGGCGAAGCGCATGCCGCGCACTCGGCCACTGTCGTCCAGCAGCACGGCATCGGGGCGAGCCCAGGTGTGCAGGCGCACCTGATTGGCCTTGGCGATGTCCTGCTCGTGGTCAGTGGCGCCCATGTCGGCGTGGCCGCGGCGGTACACCAGGTTGACGTCACGAGCACCCAGGCGGCTCATTTGCACGGCCATGTCGATGGCGGTGTTGCCAGCACCGATCACCAGGCAGCGGTCGGCCAGTGGTAGTTGGCTGAGGTCATCGGCCTGGCGCAGCTCGCGGATGTATTCGGTGGCGGCCAGCAAACCGGGCGCTTCTTCATCGGGCAAGCCCAGCTGGCGCACGGCATTCAGGCCCAGGCCGAGGAACACAGCGTCATACTGGTCGCGCAGTTCGCTCAGGGTGAGGTTGCCGCCCAGGCGTTGCCCGTGGCGAATCTCGATGCCGCCGATGCCCAGCAGAAACTGCACTTCGCGCTGGGCGTAATCGTCCACCAGCTTATAGCGGGCGATGCCGTATTCGTTGAGGCCACCAGCCTTTTCACTGGCTTCGAACACCACCACGTCATGGCCGTGCATGGCCAGGCGATGGGCGCAGGACAAGCCGGCGGGGCCGGCGCCGACCACGGCGATGCGCTTGCCGGTGGACGGCGAGCGCTTGAACGGGTGTTCGCTGAACTGGGCGTTGTCCAGTGCGTAACGCTGCAACTGGCCGATCAGCACCGGAGCGCACTCCTGGGCATTATTGCGCACGCATGCCTGCTGGCAGAGGATTTCGGTGGGGCAGACGCGGGCGCAGCTGCCCCCGAGAATATTGGCCGACAGAATGCGCTCGGCGGCGCCTTGCAGGTTTTCGTCGCTGATGCGGTGGATGAACGACGGAATGTCGATCTCGCTGGGGCACGCGTTGACGCAGGGGGCGTCGTAGCAGTACAGGCAGCGGGCGCTTTCCACCGCGGCTTGGCGCGGGGTGAGCGGTGGCGCGAGGTCGGTGAACTGCTCGGCCAGTTGGTCGGCGCCGGCACGGGGGCGCGGCAAGTGGTTCAGGGCGTCGATCACGGTTGTAGCCTCTCTTTTTATAGGCGGGTAGGCGGCGGTCATTCGCCTGTCCGTTCTGGGGATGGCAGTCAACGGCTGAATCTTTGTTGTTATATCGGGGCCGCTTTGCGGCCCATCGCAGGCTGGCGCCAGCTCCCACGGGAGCGGTGTAGCTTTATCTGTGGGAGCTGGCGCCAGCCTGCGATGGGCTGCACAGCAGCCCTTATGGTTTCAGCGCTGAACCGGCGTCGGGCGCTGCTGCTCGGCGCGTTTTTCCAACACCTCGTACACCGAGGGGTACGCTGGGCGCTCTACGTAACGCCCCGCACCAGGTTCGGCGCGCAGGTCGCCATCGGCCCACACCACGCGGCCCTGGCTGATGGTGTGGCTGGGAATGCCGCGTACCGTGCGGCCCTCGAAGATGTTGAAGTCCACGCGCTGGTGGTGGGTCTGCGCCGAGATCGTGCGGGTGCCTTGTGGGTCCCATAGCACCAGGTCGGCATCGGCGCCGACGCGGATCGCACCCTTGCGGGGGAACAGGTTGAAGATCTTCGCCGTGTTGGTGGACGTGAGCGCGACGAACTCGTGCATCGATAGGCGCCCGCTGTTGACCCCAGCGTCCCACAGCACGGCCATGCGGTCTTCGATGCCAGCGGTGCCGTTGGGGATGCGGCTGAAGTCGTTGCGGCCCATGGCTTTCTGTTCGGCGCAGAAGCAGCAGTGGTCGGTGGCGGTGGTGTGGATGTTGCCCGACTGCAGCCCTCGCCACAGCGCTTCCTGATGTTCGCGTGGGCGGAATGGCGGGCTCATCACGTGACCGGCGGCGGTGGACCAGTCCGGGTGGCGGTAGACGCTGTCGTCGATCAGCAAGTGGCCGGGCAACACTTCGCCGTAGACCGGTTGCCCCTTGGCCCGGGCGTAAGTGATTTCATCCAGCGCTTCCTTGCACGACACATGCACCAGATACAGCGGTGTGCCCAGCGTTTCGGCAATGCGGATGGCACGGCTGGCAGCTTCGCCTTCCACCTGCGACGGGCGCGACAGCGGGTGGGCTTCGGGGCCGGTCATGCCCTGGGCGAGCAGTTTCTGCTGGAGGTGGTACACCAGCTCGCCATTCTCGGCATGCACCGTGGGCACCGCGCCCAGCTGCAGGCAGCGCTCGAAGCTGGCGACCAGGGTGTCGTCGGCGGCCATGATCGCGTTCTTGTAGGCCATGAAGTGCTTGAAGCTGTTCACCCCATGCTTGGCGACCAGCTCGCCCATCTCTTCGGCGACCTGTTCACTCCACCAGGTGATTGCGACGTGGAAGCCGTAGTCGGCGGCGGACTTCTGCGCCCAGCCGCGCCAGGTGTGAAAAGCCTCCAGCAACGACTGCTGTGGGTTGGGAATGACGAAATCGATGATCGATGTGGTGCCGCCGGCCAGGCCTGCGGCGGTGCCGCTGAAGAAGTCCTCGCTGGCCACGGTGCCCATGAAGGGCAGTTGCATGTGGGTGTGCGGGTCGATGCCGCCCGGCATCAGGAACTGGCCGCTGCCGTCGAGCACTTCACAGTCGGATGGGGCTTCGAGGTTCTGGCCAATGGCGCGGATCAAACCGTCGGCACACAGGACATCAGCGGAAAAACTCTCTTCGTGGGTAACCACGGTGGCACCACGGATCAACAGGAACATGCCGTTTTCCTCGCAGGCTGACCGGTCGGGCGCCGGTTCTTGAAGTTTTTGTGCCAGTGGCTGGAGGCTGCGATGCAATCCTGTCAGGCCTGACAAGATTGGAATCTAGATGCTGATCAGAGAATGATCAAGAAAATAATTTATGAGCTTATAACCAATATAAGTATTTGAAAAATAAAGAATAAATATAAAAATCACCAAAATGGAACGGCCTCTCACCATTTTGACGCACTTGACAGGAAGCCAAATTGGTCAAGATTTTCT includes:
- a CDS encoding NAD(P)-dependent oxidoreductase, with translation MIDALNHLPRPRAGADQLAEQFTDLAPPLTPRQAAVESARCLYCYDAPCVNACPSEIDIPSFIHRISDENLQGAAERILSANILGGSCARVCPTEILCQQACVRNNAQECAPVLIGQLQRYALDNAQFSEHPFKRSPSTGKRIAVVGAGPAGLSCAHRLAMHGHDVVVFEASEKAGGLNEYGIARYKLVDDYAQREVQFLLGIGGIEIRHGQRLGGNLTLSELRDQYDAVFLGLGLNAVRQLGLPDEEAPGLLAATEYIRELRQADDLSQLPLADRCLVIGAGNTAIDMAVQMSRLGARDVNLVYRRGHADMGATDHEQDIAKANQVRLHTWARPDAVLLDDSGRVRGMRFARTALLEGRLADTGETFELPADAIFKAIGQRFDEASLSDPLAAQLSRDGERIRVDEQLRTSLPGVYAGGDCTTLGQDLTVQAVQHGKLAAEAIHAQLMLNVEAA
- the hydA gene encoding dihydropyrimidinase; translated protein: MFLLIRGATVVTHEESFSADVLCADGLIRAIGQNLEAPSDCEVLDGSGQFLMPGGIDPHTHMQLPFMGTVASEDFFSGTAAGLAGGTTSIIDFVIPNPQQSLLEAFHTWRGWAQKSAADYGFHVAITWWSEQVAEEMGELVAKHGVNSFKHFMAYKNAIMAADDTLVASFERCLQLGAVPTVHAENGELVYHLQQKLLAQGMTGPEAHPLSRPSQVEGEAASRAIRIAETLGTPLYLVHVSCKEALDEITYARAKGQPVYGEVLPGHLLIDDSVYRHPDWSTAAGHVMSPPFRPREHQEALWRGLQSGNIHTTATDHCCFCAEQKAMGRNDFSRIPNGTAGIEDRMAVLWDAGVNSGRLSMHEFVALTSTNTAKIFNLFPRKGAIRVGADADLVLWDPQGTRTISAQTHHQRVDFNIFEGRTVRGIPSHTISQGRVVWADGDLRAEPGAGRYVERPAYPSVYEVLEKRAEQQRPTPVQR
- the preA gene encoding NAD-dependent dihydropyrimidine dehydrogenase subunit PreA, with amino-acid sequence MADLSIVFAGIKAPNPFWLASAPPTDKAYNVVRAFEAGWGGVVWKTLGEDPAAVNVSSRYSAHYGANRTVQGINNIELITDRSLEINLREITQVKKDWPDRALIVSLMVPCVEESWKFILPLVEATGADGIELNFGCPHGMPERGMGAAVGQVPEYVEMVTRWCKTHSSLPVIVKLTPNITDIRQSARAAHRGGADAVSLINTINSITSVDLDRMVAHPIVGDQSTHGGYCGSAVKPIALNMVAEIARDPETRDLPICGIGGIGNWRDAAEFMALGSGAVQVCTAAMLHGFRIVEDMKDGLARWMDQHGYKNLEAFRSMAVGHTTDWKYLDMNYKSVAHIDQDACIGCGRCHIACEDTSHQAIASTLKDDGTHAYSVIEEECVGCNLCQITCPVENCIEMEAQDTGKPYMNWTQDPRNPYREAS